CGATCAGGCGTCGCGTCTGTCGGCCCGTCGCGTCGAATTCGATCTGTAGCTTGCGATTGCGTTCGTTGCGCTGTTTAACCGCCGAAAAATCCTGCTTCAGCTTCTCGGCCGCGTCGATGCGGTACTGCGCCTTTGTTGTACGGGCCTTCGGCATGCGCCGGAGCCACTCCGTTTCTTTACGAAGGCGGTTGGCGAGGGCGGCCTGTTGTTCGGCCTGGCCCGCAAGGAATTCCTGCTTGCGTTCGAGAAAGGTCGAATAGTTACCCGCGGTCGTGAAGATACCGCCGGGAAACATGCGGTTGACTTCGATGATATGGTCGGTAACGTTTTCGAGAAAGAAACGGTCATGACTGATAACGATATAGGCAAAGGGCGCTTCTTTGAGCGTCGCCTCAAGCCAGAGGATGCCCTCAAGATCGAGATGGTTCGTCGGCTCATCCATTAAAAGCAGATCGGGGCTCTGGATCATAGCGGCCGCTATGGCGACGCGCTTGCGCTGTCCGCCCGATAGCTCGCCGAATCTCTGCCCTGCATCGAGGCTGAGGTTTTCCGTTGCCTTTTCTACAAGTTCGTACCTTTCATGCTCTTCGGGATGGTTTGCGATGGCGGCGAGAAGAATCTCTTCGATGGTGGCCGACTCGTCATACGCCTCAGCCTGAGAGAGATAGACGCGACGCAGTCCTTTACGCACGGTCACGTTTCCGCTGTCCGCTTCTTCCAGTCCGGCCAGAAGCTTCAATAGAGTGGACTTTCCCGAACCATTCGGACCGATCAGACCGATGCGTTCGCCGTCGTTGATTCCGAACGATAGATCACGGAAAAGTTCTCGCGAGAACGACTTGCTGACCGATTGAAAATGAATCTGCGCTGCCATGAGCTGTGCAGCATTTTGAGCTATGCGCAGCGGGAAAGTGAAATTCAAGATACCCGAGGGCGGGCCCTGTTATGAAGCAGACGAATCTGCCGTAGCGGCTCGTCTTGCTCGCCAGCGCCGAAACAGGGCTCGCATGATTACAAAGGCGACTACACCGAGCACGACAAAAATGATCGAATGCTCAACCTGCTTGATGCGAGAGATGATCAGGTCGACCTCTGATCCGAAATAGTATACGGAATAGACGATAGCCGGCACGCTGATCAGAGCTGCAGAACCGTCATAGCCCAGAAAGACGCGAAAGGGCAGGTGTAGCATACCGGCCGAAAAGAAAACAAGCGAACGAGCGCCCGGCATAAAACGGGCGGCAAAGATCACCTTATTGCCATGCTTGTGAAAGTAGCGCTGGACCTGCTCCATGCGTTCGGCATGTAACAGTTTTGCAAAAATTGATCGGGCAATGAGGGCGCGACCGTATTTACGGCCTGCCACATACATGATCGTATCGCCGATAAGCACACCGGCCAGAGAGACGACGATCATCAGATAAACGTTCGCTTTCCCGTAATAGGAAAGCAGTCCGCCGATAAAGAGCGTGATGTCTTCGGGGATGGGAACTCCGATTCCGCAGGCAAAAAGCACCGAGAAA
This region of Leptonema illini DSM 21528 genomic DNA includes:
- a CDS encoding DedA family protein codes for the protein MFDIHELASALQGISGFHAYALVFSVLFACGIGVPIPEDITLFIGGLLSYYGKANVYLMIVVSLAGVLIGDTIMYVAGRKYGRALIARSIFAKLLHAERMEQVQRYFHKHGNKVIFAARFMPGARSLVFFSAGMLHLPFRVFLGYDGSAALISVPAIVYSVYYFGSEVDLIISRIKQVEHSIIFVVLGVVAFVIMRALFRRWRARRAATADSSAS